A stretch of the Bacteroidia bacterium genome encodes the following:
- a CDS encoding SGNH/GDSL hydrolase family protein yields MLILLSLYLGWEIYWDLKVGLLFIKWHTHVMLFLLPMLAIISIFSLQKVKPNSTSVISILVLFSLFVWETYLTISGTMKTPEEKKFNLYIAHQASQTGKSAYYNIDLPFSYKKMKTEEFIFERKSNSLGYSDQEPTPRKSKQEIRILSLGDSFTEGDGTDFDYSYVSNLRRDHSYLPDSTPVTYVNAGKCGSDPFFGFKNYQDILASLDFNIVIQTLSTHDIENDIILRGGMERFQPNHRLQLRPNNKFLEHLYALSYVFRIFYLPFTDLNLLLSKLSLQEAIEKTIQLIPAYQRECESHHATFVLVLLPGKMEVVEDYPEFFKKLILELQKNKSLQIIDLRTQYRKKIIQDKQKFLKDYWWEIDWHHTTKGYQLMADGIWNGLNENKLIIQHNSANKH; encoded by the coding sequence ATGCTCATCCTATTGAGCCTCTATTTGGGTTGGGAAATTTATTGGGACCTGAAAGTAGGTTTGCTTTTCATCAAATGGCATACGCATGTGATGTTGTTTTTATTGCCGATGTTGGCAATCATCAGCATTTTTAGCCTTCAAAAAGTAAAACCAAACTCCACTTCTGTCATTTCAATACTTGTCCTATTCTCCTTGTTTGTTTGGGAAACCTACCTCACCATTTCCGGAACCATGAAAACTCCGGAAGAAAAAAAATTCAACCTCTACATCGCTCATCAGGCTTCCCAAACCGGAAAATCGGCTTATTATAACATTGACTTGCCCTTTTCTTATAAAAAAATGAAAACCGAAGAGTTTATCTTCGAACGGAAAAGCAATAGTTTGGGCTATTCCGACCAAGAACCAACACCAAGAAAAAGCAAACAGGAAATCAGGATTCTCAGTCTCGGTGATTCCTTTACCGAAGGCGACGGAACCGATTTTGATTACTCTTATGTATCCAACCTTAGGAGAGACCATTCTTATTTACCCGACTCTACTCCTGTTACCTATGTTAACGCCGGAAAATGTGGAAGCGATCCCTTTTTCGGTTTCAAGAATTATCAAGACATCCTTGCTTCCTTGGATTTTAATATTGTTATTCAAACCTTATCAACGCATGATATAGAAAACGACATCATTCTCCGTGGAGGAATGGAACGATTCCAACCCAATCACCGCCTGCAACTTCGACCAAACAACAAATTCCTAGAACACTTGTATGCACTTAGTTATGTATTTCGAATATTCTATCTCCCATTCACCGACTTAAATCTTCTCCTTTCTAAACTTAGCCTTCAAGAAGCCATTGAAAAAACCATTCAACTTATTCCGGCATATCAACGAGAATGTGAATCACATCATGCAACATTCGTTCTCGTATTATTACCCGGCAAAATGGAGGTAGTTGAAGATTATCCTGAATTTTTTAAAAAGCTAATCCTTGAATTACAAAAAAATAAAAGCCTTCAAATCATTGATCTTCGAACTCAGTATCGAAAAAAAATCATTCAAGATAAACAAAAATTTTTGAAGGATTATTGGTGGGAAATCGATTGGCACCATACTACAAAAGGCTATCAACTCATGGCAGATGGGATTTGGAATGGCTTGAATGAAAATAAACTTATCATCCAACATAATTCTGCCAATAAACATTAG
- a CDS encoding cob(I)yrinic acid a,c-diamide adenosyltransferase yields the protein MKIYTKTGDQGETSLIGGTRVSKDHDRIEAYGTIDELNSYLGLVKDSIPLSSEQQVLSIVQDRLFSIGSHLAADPSKSRMVLPEIKEEDVKLLEQAMDRMDEKLPPLKNFILPGGHPIVSHCHIARCICRRAERAIVRLDHQEKVETIILHYLNRLSDYLFVLARFVGKELNIIETAWKPAN from the coding sequence ATGAAAATTTATACCAAAACAGGAGATCAGGGAGAGACGTCACTCATTGGAGGAACTAGGGTATCCAAGGATCACGATCGGATTGAGGCGTATGGAACCATTGACGAATTAAACAGTTATTTGGGTTTAGTAAAAGACAGCATTCCACTTTCCTCAGAGCAACAGGTATTAAGTATAGTTCAGGATAGGCTGTTCAGTATTGGATCACATTTAGCTGCAGACCCTTCAAAATCAAGGATGGTTCTTCCGGAAATAAAGGAAGAAGATGTAAAGCTATTGGAGCAGGCTATGGATCGAATGGATGAAAAATTGCCCCCATTAAAGAATTTTATACTACCCGGAGGACATCCAATTGTTTCGCATTGTCACATTGCACGGTGTATTTGCCGAAGAGCGGAGAGGGCAATTGTAAGATTGGATCATCAGGAAAAAGTAGAAACCATTATTCTACATTATCTTAACAGATTATCCGACTATCTTTTTGTTTTAGCCCGTTTTGTAGGCAAGGAATTGAATATTATCGAAACAGCCTGGAAACCAGCAAATTAA
- a CDS encoding tetratricopeptide repeat protein, with product MAIQKNKSGNAGVNWENPKILLWILALLTFLLYANTLSNGYNLDDELVTNNHALTSKGISAIPEIIRSPYYQDAMGYQYGYRPVVHISFAIEHSIFGQNPGISHFINAVLMVLVVCLLFRFLLQLAGDSYLIFAFLASILFAFHPIHTEAVASIKNRDELLSLLFAILSGQALLGYLDKKNWIYLIAVFLLFALALLSKKSVYPLTIALLAGIVWFRAISAKDLVWMMLVFVLPTPFILGEWQLQRFIPLLVTPVVVNFLVYFVKPYFESGERKVDWRILVQNPYFYLVSAFVFIELGFFTSNFLLALVGLAIPMFFFQWKMFNAYAGLGFAFLFYLSGALFDYQELLDIGLIVGFFYFAGNLKESESPNLRQNLLFLALLSSIFLILSYVFVTPDQNFNNFYKVLMFSVLWFFSRRKYSLVFYIPVVVISLYYVITDWSHSNDFYSLTVDLFFVFMLVDSLKKDLRITWRLASISLSILVFYFLGITQWNFLQEQKKQQVELSQVLNKQPIRVKKANQEGRNLEYMENTLVAPHSPTEGVATGILLLGEYAKLMVFPKDLSFYYGFAKEETTGLDNPWVWISALVHLGILILLVFFLDKQPLVSFGLGWYLVSVLLFSNWFEYIAGMMGERLAFTASAGFCMALAGVILWIKPSFSIRKPAGMEWGVLAVLLVFAVKVYSRNAQWKNELVLMQNDIEHLQESAQANNLLATNLMKYSFLPKYASQSLAMRNEAVQHFEKAIQIYPLFFNAWFDLGRAYLEVQQPDKAYTCFERVIEMDSTYTDAHMNMVSILLNKGKLDEAEALLLKVKQRNPNYKELYLNLGFIQYKRGNKQEAIKIYDEAIQFNPAWVEPYQNNVVIYLELQDTLKAKSYHDRIPK from the coding sequence ATGGCAATCCAAAAAAACAAGTCCGGAAATGCAGGAGTAAATTGGGAAAATCCAAAAATACTGCTTTGGATTTTAGCTTTACTTACCTTTTTACTTTATGCAAATACCCTTTCGAATGGGTATAACCTGGATGATGAGTTGGTTACAAATAACCATGCCCTAACCTCCAAAGGTATTTCTGCCATTCCGGAAATTATCCGTTCACCATATTACCAGGATGCGATGGGATATCAATATGGTTACCGTCCGGTTGTGCATATTTCTTTTGCCATTGAACACAGCATTTTTGGTCAGAATCCAGGTATAAGTCATTTTATAAATGCTGTTTTGATGGTGTTGGTTGTTTGTTTGTTGTTTCGTTTTTTATTGCAATTGGCAGGTGATTCTTATTTGATTTTTGCATTTTTAGCTTCCATCCTCTTTGCTTTTCATCCAATTCATACCGAAGCTGTAGCCAGTATTAAAAATCGGGATGAACTTCTTTCTTTATTGTTTGCCATCCTATCAGGTCAAGCCTTATTGGGTTATTTGGACAAGAAAAACTGGATTTATTTGATAGCTGTGTTTTTACTTTTTGCCTTAGCCCTGTTGTCTAAGAAAAGTGTTTATCCGCTAACCATAGCCTTATTGGCCGGGATCGTTTGGTTTCGAGCCATTTCTGCTAAGGATTTGGTATGGATGATGCTGGTTTTTGTATTGCCTACTCCTTTTATTTTAGGGGAATGGCAACTGCAAAGATTCATTCCTTTATTGGTCACTCCGGTGGTTGTTAATTTCTTGGTTTATTTTGTTAAACCCTATTTTGAATCCGGAGAAAGAAAGGTGGATTGGAGAATTTTGGTGCAGAATCCGTATTTTTATTTGGTTTCAGCTTTTGTATTTATTGAGTTAGGGTTTTTTACCTCCAATTTCTTGCTTGCTTTGGTGGGTTTAGCTATTCCCATGTTCTTCTTTCAATGGAAGATGTTTAATGCTTATGCCGGTTTAGGTTTTGCCTTTCTTTTTTATTTGAGTGGGGCTTTGTTTGATTACCAGGAATTGTTGGATATTGGTTTAATTGTTGGCTTTTTTTACTTTGCAGGAAATTTGAAAGAGTCGGAAAGTCCAAACCTCCGTCAGAATCTTCTGTTTTTGGCTTTACTTAGTTCAATATTCTTAATCCTTTCTTATGTATTTGTAACCCCGGATCAAAACTTCAATAATTTCTATAAAGTATTGATGTTTTCTGTATTGTGGTTCTTCTCGAGAAGGAAGTACTCCCTGGTGTTTTATATTCCGGTAGTTGTAATTTCCTTGTATTATGTCATTACAGATTGGTCGCATTCCAATGATTTTTATTCTTTAACAGTTGACTTGTTCTTTGTGTTTATGTTGGTTGATTCTTTAAAAAAGGATTTGAGAATTACCTGGAGATTAGCTTCTATTTCCTTAAGCATATTGGTTTTTTATTTTTTGGGCATTACACAATGGAATTTTTTGCAAGAACAGAAGAAGCAACAGGTGGAGCTTAGTCAAGTCCTTAATAAACAGCCTATTCGGGTAAAGAAAGCCAACCAGGAGGGCCGGAATTTGGAGTATATGGAAAATACCTTGGTTGCTCCACATTCACCTACTGAAGGAGTAGCTACTGGAATTTTACTTTTAGGAGAGTATGCGAAATTGATGGTTTTTCCTAAAGACTTATCTTTCTATTATGGGTTTGCCAAGGAAGAAACCACCGGATTGGATAATCCTTGGGTTTGGATTTCTGCCCTGGTTCACTTAGGAATTCTTATTCTATTGGTATTTTTTCTGGATAAACAACCCTTGGTTTCTTTTGGTTTGGGATGGTATTTGGTTTCAGTATTGTTGTTTAGTAATTGGTTTGAATACATTGCCGGTATGATGGGTGAGCGTTTGGCTTTTACCGCAAGTGCCGGGTTTTGTATGGCCTTGGCAGGTGTTATTCTATGGATAAAGCCATCTTTTTCCATTAGAAAACCTGCCGGCATGGAATGGGGTGTTTTAGCAGTTTTGTTGGTGTTTGCCGTAAAAGTTTATAGTAGAAATGCACAATGGAAAAACGAATTGGTATTGATGCAAAATGACATTGAGCACCTGCAAGAATCAGCCCAGGCCAATAATTTGCTGGCTACCAATTTAATGAAGTATTCCTTTTTGCCCAAATATGCCTCTCAGTCCTTGGCTATGAGAAACGAAGCAGTTCAGCATTTCGAAAAAGCCATTCAAATTTATCCACTTTTTTTTAATGCCTGGTTTGATTTAGGAAGAGCGTATCTGGAGGTACAACAACCCGATAAAGCCTATACCTGTTTTGAAAGGGTAATCGAAATGGATTCTACTTATACCGATGCCCATATGAATATGGTGTCTATTCTTCTGAACAAAGGGAAATTAGATGAAGCCGAAGCTTTGCTGTTAAAGGTTAAACAACGCAATCCAAATTACAAGGAGTTGTATTTGAATTTAGGTTTCATTCAATACAAGAGAGGAAATAAACAAGAGGCTATTAAAATTTACGATGAAGCTATTCAGTTTAACCCGGCTTGGGTGGAACCTTATCAGAACAATGTAGTCATTTACCTGGAACTACAAGATACACTTAAGGCAAAATCCTACCACGATCGAATTCCAAAATAG
- a CDS encoding DUF2795 domain-containing protein: MYWTLELASYLEDAPWPATKDELIDYAMRSGAPMEVIENLQEIEDEGEIYDSIEDIWPDYPTKEDFFFNEDEY, from the coding sequence ATGTATTGGACACTCGAACTAGCCTCCTATTTGGAAGATGCCCCTTGGCCAGCAACAAAGGACGAATTGATTGATTACGCCATGCGTTCGGGTGCACCGATGGAAGTAATTGAAAACCTTCAAGAGATTGAAGATGAAGGCGAAATTTACGATAGCATTGAGGATATTTGGCCGGATTATCCTACTAAAGAAGATTTCTTCTTCAACGAAGACGAGTACTAG
- a CDS encoding Gfo/Idh/MocA family oxidoreductase, whose amino-acid sequence MYKVGLIGFGYWGPNLARNINNHPKFELAVIAEQQESRQRIAENMFARTRLVNDGLEVCRNPELEVVIIATPAEFHFKFAKEALDRGKHVMVEKPAGKSLRELQELHELARRKNKVLLVDYTFLYHGAVQKINQIVNEPSFGRFNYMDATRINLGIFQQDVNVIWDLASHDIAIVNYLTKKLPSSVKADGISHTNNGIENIAYLTLKYEDTKFMVHLSCSWTSPVKIRQLLIGGDNKMLIYNDIEPTDKIKVYDTNLNFSQQNRSDILIDYRIGDISIPKFNTEEALSGLVEDLYQSIVNNKQALSSSAFALQVSAILEAAQKSIQMQGTEVDIDYL is encoded by the coding sequence ATGTACAAGGTTGGCCTGATCGGATTTGGTTATTGGGGTCCTAATTTGGCCAGGAATATTAACAATCATCCTAAGTTTGAATTGGCTGTAATAGCCGAGCAACAGGAATCGAGGCAACGTATAGCAGAGAATATGTTTGCTCGAACCCGTTTGGTAAACGATGGTTTGGAGGTATGCCGGAATCCGGAATTGGAAGTAGTGATAATAGCTACTCCGGCGGAATTTCATTTTAAGTTTGCCAAAGAAGCCTTGGATCGAGGAAAACATGTCATGGTAGAAAAGCCGGCCGGGAAATCGCTGCGTGAGTTACAGGAATTGCATGAATTGGCCAGAAGGAAGAACAAAGTATTGTTGGTTGATTATACCTTTTTATACCACGGGGCAGTTCAGAAAATTAATCAGATTGTGAATGAGCCGAGTTTTGGAAGGTTTAACTATATGGATGCTACCCGAATAAATTTGGGCATCTTTCAACAAGATGTGAATGTAATCTGGGATTTGGCTTCGCATGATATTGCAATTGTGAATTACCTCACCAAAAAATTACCTTCTTCGGTAAAGGCAGATGGAATTTCTCATACCAATAATGGAATTGAAAACATAGCCTATCTTACACTAAAGTATGAAGACACCAAGTTTATGGTGCATTTGAGCTGTTCATGGACATCTCCGGTAAAGATTCGGCAACTACTGATTGGGGGAGATAATAAAATGCTGATATACAATGATATTGAGCCAACAGATAAAATCAAGGTATACGATACAAACCTCAATTTTAGTCAGCAAAACAGGTCAGATATTTTAATAGATTATAGGATCGGGGATATTTCCATTCCTAAGTTCAATACCGAAGAGGCCTTATCAGGTTTGGTAGAAGATTTATATCAAAGTATTGTAAACAATAAGCAAGCGTTAAGTTCATCAGCTTTTGCATTGCAGGTCTCAGCTATTTTGGAAGCTGCACAAAAATCGATTCAAATGCAAGGAACAGAAGTAGATATTGATTATTTGTAG
- a CDS encoding SDR family oxidoreductase, giving the protein MKSILVTGSNGLLGQKLVYKLRNREDIKLIATARGENRLVEKSGYEYVTMDTTQADEVIRIVAHFQPDSIIHTAAQTNVDACESDQEGAWLANVVAVENLVNAIQLKSPQTQLIHLSTDFIFDGENGPYKEEDAPNPISYYGMTKYEAEKRLYASTIHWAILRTIIVYGITDNMSRSNIVLWAKGALEKGQPLNVVNDQFRSPTLAEDLADACISAALKGAQGIYNVSGKDFMSIIELVYRVADFYGLDKSLVKPVSSSTLNQPAKRPPRTGFILDKAYRDLDYRPHSFEEGIQLVDSQVKQFSK; this is encoded by the coding sequence ATGAAATCAATTTTGGTTACCGGCTCCAACGGATTGTTAGGACAAAAACTAGTCTATAAGCTTCGCAATAGGGAGGATATCAAACTTATTGCTACTGCCAGAGGTGAAAATAGGTTGGTTGAAAAATCAGGTTACGAATATGTTACCATGGACACAACCCAAGCGGATGAAGTGATTCGGATAGTAGCTCATTTTCAACCGGATAGTATTATTCACACTGCCGCCCAAACCAATGTGGATGCCTGTGAATCCGATCAGGAAGGTGCATGGCTGGCCAATGTGGTCGCCGTAGAGAACCTGGTGAATGCTATCCAATTAAAAAGCCCCCAAACCCAGCTTATTCACCTTAGCACAGATTTTATTTTTGATGGAGAAAATGGCCCCTATAAAGAAGAAGATGCTCCTAATCCAATCAGTTATTATGGTATGACTAAATACGAAGCCGAAAAACGCCTCTATGCGAGTACCATTCACTGGGCCATCTTACGTACCATTATCGTATATGGAATTACGGATAATATGAGCCGCTCTAACATTGTGCTTTGGGCTAAAGGCGCCCTCGAAAAGGGTCAACCTTTGAACGTGGTTAATGATCAGTTTCGCTCTCCAACTTTGGCGGAAGATTTAGCCGATGCCTGTATCAGCGCTGCTTTGAAAGGTGCTCAGGGAATCTACAATGTTTCCGGAAAAGATTTCATGAGCATTATTGAACTGGTTTACAGGGTGGCCGATTTTTATGGTTTGGATAAATCCCTCGTTAAGCCTGTTTCATCCTCTACTCTTAATCAACCTGCAAAACGTCCTCCACGTACCGGTTTTATTTTAGATAAAGCCTATCGTGATTTAGATTACCGTCCGCATAGCTTTGAAGAAGGTATACAATTGGTTGATTCTCAGGTTAAACAGTTCTCAAAGTAA
- a CDS encoding carbamoyltransferase, whose amino-acid sequence EEFDRFFVGKQGIAPFMTITYQAKELAKELIPEVIHVDGTARIQTVSEGDNVLYYRLLQALKQLTGCGVVLNTSFNLSNEPIVETPRDAVGSFFASGLDALFLGNYLIEK is encoded by the coding sequence AGGAGGAGTTTGATCGTTTTTTTGTTGGAAAACAAGGCATTGCACCATTTATGACGATAACCTATCAGGCAAAAGAGTTGGCCAAAGAACTTATTCCGGAGGTTATACATGTAGACGGAACAGCCCGGATACAAACTGTTTCGGAAGGAGATAATGTGCTGTATTATCGTTTGTTGCAAGCCTTAAAGCAGTTGACCGGTTGCGGGGTAGTGCTGAATACCAGTTTTAATCTTTCCAACGAGCCGATTGTTGAAACGCCTAGGGATGCTGTGGGAAGCTTTTTTGCCAGTGGTTTGGATGCCTTGTTCTTAGGTAATTATTTGATTGAAAAATGA
- the tsaB gene encoding tRNA (adenosine(37)-N6)-threonylcarbamoyltransferase complex dimerization subunit type 1 TsaB yields the protein MSAPIRILNLETSSEVCSVCLTVNGKIISIREQTHGMAHAEKLGIFIQEVLKEGNLAVDELQAVAVSAGPGSYTGLRIGTALAKGLCYPNNIPLIGIDSLMILAEKFITEHGNKLDEEGLLCPMIDARRLEVFTAVYSLEGETILTSSAMEITNEFLSEIRNNRPIYFIGNGAKKTSEIISQGYSEFYPDFLSSSSGMAMLSYQKFISRDFENLAYFEPSYLKEAFITQAKS from the coding sequence TTGTCTGCTCCTATTCGCATATTAAACCTCGAGACTTCCTCTGAAGTTTGTTCTGTTTGCCTAACTGTTAATGGAAAAATCATTTCCATTCGTGAACAAACGCATGGAATGGCCCATGCAGAAAAGCTTGGTATTTTTATTCAGGAAGTTTTAAAAGAAGGCAACCTTGCAGTTGATGAATTACAGGCTGTGGCGGTAAGTGCAGGTCCCGGATCTTATACCGGACTTCGAATAGGAACGGCCTTAGCAAAAGGCTTATGCTATCCAAACAACATCCCGCTTATAGGCATAGATAGTCTGATGATTTTGGCAGAAAAATTTATTACTGAACATGGAAATAAATTGGATGAAGAAGGATTACTCTGCCCGATGATTGATGCTCGCAGACTGGAGGTATTTACGGCAGTATATAGTTTAGAAGGAGAAACCATCTTAACTTCTTCGGCCATGGAAATTACGAATGAATTTTTATCGGAGATCCGGAACAACCGTCCGATTTACTTCATAGGAAATGGTGCTAAAAAGACCTCTGAAATTATTTCCCAGGGTTATTCCGAGTTTTATCCGGATTTTTTAAGTTCATCTAGTGGAATGGCCATGCTTTCATACCAAAAATTCATTTCCAGGGATTTTGAAAATCTGGCCTATTTCGAACCTTCCTACCTTAAGGAAGCATTTATTACTCAGGCAAAATCTTAG
- the rimO gene encoding 30S ribosomal protein S12 methylthiotransferase RimO, translating into MRTKTLKKNKINVITLGCSKNVFDSEVLLGQLKANGLEAAHESKKDDSNIIVINTCGFIDNAKQESIDTILRYADAKEQGLIDKLYVTGCLSERYKPDLEKEIPEVDTYFGTRDLPKLLKALGADYRHELVGERLLTTPQHYAYFKISEGCDRPCSFCAIPLMRGKHESTPIEVLVENARKLAAKGTKELIVIAQDSTYYGLDLYGKRNLDELLSRLSEVDGIEWIRLHYAFPSGFPMEVLDVMRDNPKICKYLDMPLQHISDSMLKSMRRGTTKEKTIRLVDTIREKVPGIAIRTTLITGYPGETQDDHQQMLDWVAETRFDRLGAFTYSHEENTHAYSLVDDVPDEVKKERAEAVMQIQQGISEELNAQKVGKEFKVIIDRKEGNHFIGRTEADSPEVDNEVLIPAKGNYLRIGDFARVKITSSEMFDLHGEVLPD; encoded by the coding sequence ATGCGTACCAAAACTCTTAAGAAAAATAAAATAAACGTTATAACCTTAGGTTGTAGTAAAAATGTGTTTGATAGTGAAGTCCTGCTTGGTCAATTAAAAGCCAATGGTCTGGAAGCTGCACATGAAAGCAAAAAGGATGATTCCAATATCATTGTTATCAACACCTGTGGCTTTATCGATAATGCTAAACAAGAAAGTATCGATACCATTTTGCGGTACGCAGATGCCAAAGAACAAGGCTTAATTGATAAATTATACGTAACCGGTTGTTTGTCCGAACGCTACAAGCCCGACTTGGAAAAGGAGATTCCGGAAGTAGATACCTATTTTGGAACTAGGGATTTGCCTAAATTGTTAAAGGCTTTAGGTGCTGATTATCGGCATGAGTTGGTAGGTGAACGATTGTTAACTACTCCCCAACACTATGCATATTTTAAAATTTCGGAAGGTTGTGACCGACCTTGTTCCTTTTGTGCAATTCCCTTAATGCGTGGAAAACACGAAAGTACTCCTATAGAGGTGTTGGTGGAGAATGCAAGAAAGCTAGCGGCAAAAGGAACCAAGGAATTAATTGTAATTGCTCAAGATTCAACCTATTATGGATTGGATTTATATGGAAAAAGGAATTTAGATGAATTGTTAAGCCGACTTTCGGAAGTGGATGGTATTGAATGGATTCGACTTCACTATGCTTTTCCTTCCGGCTTTCCAATGGAAGTGTTGGATGTAATGAGAGATAATCCTAAAATTTGTAAGTATTTGGATATGCCTTTGCAGCATATATCCGATTCCATGCTTAAAAGTATGAGAAGAGGTACAACCAAGGAGAAAACAATTCGGCTGGTGGATACTATACGGGAAAAGGTTCCGGGAATCGCTATTCGAACAACCCTAATTACCGGCTACCCGGGCGAAACCCAAGATGACCACCAACAAATGTTGGATTGGGTGGCTGAGACCCGATTTGATAGGTTAGGTGCTTTTACCTATTCACACGAAGAGAATACCCATGCCTATTCCTTGGTAGATGATGTTCCCGACGAGGTAAAAAAAGAAAGGGCTGAGGCTGTTATGCAAATCCAGCAAGGAATATCCGAAGAATTAAATGCCCAAAAAGTAGGTAAAGAATTTAAGGTAATTATAGATCGAAAAGAAGGAAATCATTTTATCGGTAGAACAGAGGCCGATTCTCCAGAAGTGGATAATGAAGTGTTAATTCCTGCCAAAGGCAATTACCTTCGAATTGGTGATTTTGCTCGGGTTAAAATAACTTCCTCCGAAATGTTCGATTTGCACGGCGAAGTTTTGCCGGACTAA
- a CDS encoding DegT/DnrJ/EryC1/StrS family aminotransferase yields the protein MSVSLPIPFYDLNRVHYPLKQDFMQVASEVLDNNAFVLSSYLHQFETEFASFCSTAYAIGVGNGYDALFLSLKALGIGPGDEVLVPAHTFIATWMAVSATGARPVPVDANKASWNIDLNRVEEKWSSKTKLLVPVHMYGLMCDMEGLESLARQKGIGVMEDYSQAQGARCRGKMAGSWGQVNAASLYPGKNLGALGDAGIVTTQSPEIAKAIYRLRNYGSEQKYHHEEWGVNSRMDGLQAGILSVKLKHLVEWNTERKILAAQYQQGLEGIQEVQFQQVDDWQESVYHQMVILVPDRDHLQHFLVEKGIQTGIHYPIPIHLQPAYSGLGWKAGDFPVSEYIARHCLSLPMYPGLSKEEVAYVCESIISYFKK from the coding sequence ATGAGTGTTAGTTTACCAATTCCGTTTTATGACCTGAACAGGGTACATTACCCTCTGAAACAAGACTTTATGCAAGTGGCTTCGGAGGTTTTGGACAACAATGCTTTTGTGTTAAGTTCGTATTTGCATCAGTTTGAAACCGAGTTTGCTTCGTTTTGTTCCACAGCCTATGCAATTGGGGTAGGGAATGGATACGATGCCCTTTTTTTGTCGTTAAAGGCATTGGGAATTGGGCCGGGCGATGAAGTTCTGGTTCCGGCACATACTTTTATAGCCACCTGGATGGCAGTTTCTGCCACCGGTGCCAGACCTGTACCGGTTGATGCAAACAAAGCAAGCTGGAATATCGATTTGAACAGGGTAGAGGAAAAGTGGAGTTCCAAAACCAAACTACTAGTGCCGGTTCATATGTATGGCCTGATGTGCGATATGGAAGGATTGGAAAGCTTGGCCAGACAAAAAGGGATAGGGGTGATGGAAGATTATTCACAGGCTCAGGGTGCGCGGTGCAGGGGGAAAATGGCCGGATCGTGGGGTCAGGTGAATGCTGCAAGTTTGTATCCCGGAAAAAACCTTGGTGCCTTAGGTGATGCAGGTATTGTTACTACTCAAAGCCCTGAAATAGCTAAGGCTATTTATCGGTTGCGAAATTATGGTTCGGAACAAAAATACCACCATGAAGAATGGGGCGTTAATTCGAGGATGGATGGTTTGCAAGCCGGCATATTATCGGTGAAATTAAAACACCTGGTTGAATGGAATACCGAGCGCAAAATACTGGCAGCGCAATATCAACAAGGTTTGGAAGGAATTCAGGAAGTGCAATTTCAACAGGTTGATGATTGGCAAGAAAGTGTTTACCATCAAATGGTTATTTTGGTGCCGGATCGAGACCATTTACAACACTTTTTGGTAGAGAAAGGAATACAAACTGGAATTCATTATCCCATTCCAATCCATTTACAACCGGCCTATTCGGGTTTGGGGTGGAAAGCAGGAGATTTTCCCGTGTCAGAGTATATTGCCCGACATTGTTTAAGTTTGCCTATGTATCCCGGTTTAAGCAAGGAGGAAGTTGCTTACGTTTGTGAAAGCATAATAAGCTATTTTAAAAAGTAA